Proteins from one Coturnix japonica isolate 7356 chromosome 5, Coturnix japonica 2.1, whole genome shotgun sequence genomic window:
- the BBOF1 gene encoding basal body-orientation factor 1 isoform X2, with translation MEGGRAPLREARLDEAEARRAECREAARLLARRNAELLCRQRRADRDAAAVLALLTEQGREKAAQIEKLKKELIDLKQQTQEENRKLEDYYTQQIKELEEKFLNKVGEISQIKLELNLIREFRIEKAAVEKEMEDLKKSVKISSRRLHDEAVQRERRFFEEKKRLEEDTKKKLMMAREAARQEAVLQLNSIERQVFKENFRLRGASSYHLKEAMELWKMKQKLEEEKILLLQEKEVTESLIRKKILQINKQKAQIGDLQRKVEKLEMILCHKTKEFEAKTQKTQHQALIENQASMVEIKKLQHLLEMKDQEMNRVKKLARNILNERTEVERFFLDALEHVKQEIIASRKHYKEKARAVYYRKMMEACAGKEEFPKIKTFNINMNSTNSVYRDLEEAEKWENTQFDKVDISELTWEQKERVLRLLFAKMNNTNLKHSRDLTTSTPAPADAKKGSIAGTENISSNQIFITQQDEL, from the exons ATGGAGGGCGGGCGGGCTCCGCTGCGGGAGGCGCGGCTGGACGAAGCCGAAGCGAGACGGGCCGAGTGCCGGGAGGCCGCGCGGCTGCTGGCGCGGCGCAACGCCgagctgctgtgcaggcagcgGCGCGCCGACAGGGACGCGGCGGCTGTGCTGGCGCTGCTCACCGAGCAGGGACGGGAGAAGGCGGCGCAG ATCGAGAAACTGAAGAAGGAGCTGATTGATTTGAAGCAGCAAACACAAGAAGAGAACAGGAAACTG GAAGACTATTATACCCAACAAATAaaagaactggaagagaaattTCTGAATAAAGTTGGAGAAATCAGCCAAATTAAATTAGAACTGAATTTAATAAGGGAATTCCGCATagagaaagcagctgtggagaaagagatggaagat TTAAAGAAGAGCGTCAAAATCTCAAGCAGGAGACTTCATGACGAGGCTGTGCAACGGGAGAGGAGGTTTTTTGAAGAGAAG aAAAGACTAGAAGAAGATACTAAGAAGAAGCTAATGATGGCAAGAGAGGCTGCTCGACAAGAAGCTGTTTT GCAGCTGAACAGCATTGAGAGACAGGTTTTTAAAGAGAACTTTCGTCTTCGTGGTGCTTCATCTTATCACCTGAAGGAGGCAATGGAGttgtggaaaatgaaacagaagttagaggaggaaaaaattcttctgctACAGGAAAAG gAAGTCACTGAGAGtttgattagaaaaaaaatcctacagatcaacaagcagaaagcacagatagGAGATCTGCAACGTAAAGTGGAAAAACTGGAGATGATCTTATGCCACAAGACTAAAGAATTTGAGGCAAAGACCCAAAAAACGCAGCATCAGGCACTGATAGAAAACCAGGCCAGCATGGTTGAGATCAAGAAACTGCAGCACCTGCTAGAAATGAAGGATCAGGAGATGAACCGAGTGAAGAAACTAGCTCGGAATATCTTAAACGAGAGGACTGAAGTGGAAAGGTTCTTCTTAGATGCTCTGGAACATGTGAAGCAGGAGATCATAGCCAGTAGAAAACACTACAAGGAAAAGGCCCGAGCTGTCTATTACAGGAAAATGATGGAGGCAtgtgcagggaaggaagaatttcccaaaattaaaacattcaatATCAACATGAACAGCACAAATAGTGTGTACAGAGACCtagaagaagcagagaaatg ggAAAATACCCAGTTTGATAAAGTAGATATCAGTGAGTTGACGTGGGAACAAAAAGAACGTGTCCTGAGGTTACTTTTTGCCAAAATGAACAACACAAATCT gaaacacagcagagatCTGACTACTTCaactccagctcctgctgatgCTAAAAAAGGAAGCATAGCTGG cacagaaaatatttcttccaacCAGATATTCATTACACAGCAGGATGAATTATGA
- the BBOF1 gene encoding basal body-orientation factor 1 isoform X1, producing the protein MEGGRAPLREARLDEAEARRAECREAARLLARRNAELLCRQRRADRDAAAVLALLTEQGREKAAQIEKLKKELIDLKQQTQEENRKLEDYYTQQIKELEEKFLNKVGEISQIKLELNLIREFRIEKAAVEKEMEDLKKSVKISSRRLHDEAVQRERRFFEEKKRLEEDTKKKLMMAREAARQEAVLQLNSIERQVFKENFRLRGASSYHLKEAMELWKMKQKLEEEKILLLQEKEVTESLIRKKILQINKQKAQIGDLQRKVEKLEMILCHKTKEFEAKTQKTQHQALIENQASMVEIKKLQHLLEMKDQEMNRVKKLARNILNERTEVERFFLDALEHVKQEIIASRKHYKEKARAVYYRKMMEACAGKEEFPKIKTFNINMNSTNSVYRDLEEAEKWENTQFDKVDISELTWEQKERVLRLLFAKMNNTNLWKHSRDLTTSTPAPADAKKGSIAGTENISSNQIFITQQDEL; encoded by the exons ATGGAGGGCGGGCGGGCTCCGCTGCGGGAGGCGCGGCTGGACGAAGCCGAAGCGAGACGGGCCGAGTGCCGGGAGGCCGCGCGGCTGCTGGCGCGGCGCAACGCCgagctgctgtgcaggcagcgGCGCGCCGACAGGGACGCGGCGGCTGTGCTGGCGCTGCTCACCGAGCAGGGACGGGAGAAGGCGGCGCAG ATCGAGAAACTGAAGAAGGAGCTGATTGATTTGAAGCAGCAAACACAAGAAGAGAACAGGAAACTG GAAGACTATTATACCCAACAAATAaaagaactggaagagaaattTCTGAATAAAGTTGGAGAAATCAGCCAAATTAAATTAGAACTGAATTTAATAAGGGAATTCCGCATagagaaagcagctgtggagaaagagatggaagat TTAAAGAAGAGCGTCAAAATCTCAAGCAGGAGACTTCATGACGAGGCTGTGCAACGGGAGAGGAGGTTTTTTGAAGAGAAG aAAAGACTAGAAGAAGATACTAAGAAGAAGCTAATGATGGCAAGAGAGGCTGCTCGACAAGAAGCTGTTTT GCAGCTGAACAGCATTGAGAGACAGGTTTTTAAAGAGAACTTTCGTCTTCGTGGTGCTTCATCTTATCACCTGAAGGAGGCAATGGAGttgtggaaaatgaaacagaagttagaggaggaaaaaattcttctgctACAGGAAAAG gAAGTCACTGAGAGtttgattagaaaaaaaatcctacagatcaacaagcagaaagcacagatagGAGATCTGCAACGTAAAGTGGAAAAACTGGAGATGATCTTATGCCACAAGACTAAAGAATTTGAGGCAAAGACCCAAAAAACGCAGCATCAGGCACTGATAGAAAACCAGGCCAGCATGGTTGAGATCAAGAAACTGCAGCACCTGCTAGAAATGAAGGATCAGGAGATGAACCGAGTGAAGAAACTAGCTCGGAATATCTTAAACGAGAGGACTGAAGTGGAAAGGTTCTTCTTAGATGCTCTGGAACATGTGAAGCAGGAGATCATAGCCAGTAGAAAACACTACAAGGAAAAGGCCCGAGCTGTCTATTACAGGAAAATGATGGAGGCAtgtgcagggaaggaagaatttcccaaaattaaaacattcaatATCAACATGAACAGCACAAATAGTGTGTACAGAGACCtagaagaagcagagaaatg ggAAAATACCCAGTTTGATAAAGTAGATATCAGTGAGTTGACGTGGGAACAAAAAGAACGTGTCCTGAGGTTACTTTTTGCCAAAATGAACAACACAAATCTGTG gaaacacagcagagatCTGACTACTTCaactccagctcctgctgatgCTAAAAAAGGAAGCATAGCTGG cacagaaaatatttcttccaacCAGATATTCATTACACAGCAGGATGAATTATGA
- the BBOF1 gene encoding basal body-orientation factor 1 isoform X3, which produces MEGGRAPLREARLDEAEARRAECREAARLLARRNAELLCRQRRADRDAAAVLALLTEQGREKAAQIEKLKKELIDLKQQTQEENRKLEDYYTQQIKELEEKFLNKVGEISQIKLELNLIREFRIEKAAVEKEMEDLKKSVKISSRRLHDEAVQRERRFFEEKKRLEEDTKKKLMMAREAARQEAVLQLNSIERQVFKENFRLRGASSYHLKEAMELWKMKQKLEEEKILLLQEKEVTESLIRKKILQINKQKAQIGDLQRKVEKLEMILCHKTKEFEAKTQKTQHQALIENQASMVEIKKLQHLLEMKDQEMNRVKKLARNILNERTEVERFFLDALEHVKQEIIASRKHYKEKARAVYYRKMMEACAGKEEFPKIKTFNINMNSTNSVYRDLEEAEKWKHSRDLTTSTPAPADAKKGSIAGTENISSNQIFITQQDEL; this is translated from the exons ATGGAGGGCGGGCGGGCTCCGCTGCGGGAGGCGCGGCTGGACGAAGCCGAAGCGAGACGGGCCGAGTGCCGGGAGGCCGCGCGGCTGCTGGCGCGGCGCAACGCCgagctgctgtgcaggcagcgGCGCGCCGACAGGGACGCGGCGGCTGTGCTGGCGCTGCTCACCGAGCAGGGACGGGAGAAGGCGGCGCAG ATCGAGAAACTGAAGAAGGAGCTGATTGATTTGAAGCAGCAAACACAAGAAGAGAACAGGAAACTG GAAGACTATTATACCCAACAAATAaaagaactggaagagaaattTCTGAATAAAGTTGGAGAAATCAGCCAAATTAAATTAGAACTGAATTTAATAAGGGAATTCCGCATagagaaagcagctgtggagaaagagatggaagat TTAAAGAAGAGCGTCAAAATCTCAAGCAGGAGACTTCATGACGAGGCTGTGCAACGGGAGAGGAGGTTTTTTGAAGAGAAG aAAAGACTAGAAGAAGATACTAAGAAGAAGCTAATGATGGCAAGAGAGGCTGCTCGACAAGAAGCTGTTTT GCAGCTGAACAGCATTGAGAGACAGGTTTTTAAAGAGAACTTTCGTCTTCGTGGTGCTTCATCTTATCACCTGAAGGAGGCAATGGAGttgtggaaaatgaaacagaagttagaggaggaaaaaattcttctgctACAGGAAAAG gAAGTCACTGAGAGtttgattagaaaaaaaatcctacagatcaacaagcagaaagcacagatagGAGATCTGCAACGTAAAGTGGAAAAACTGGAGATGATCTTATGCCACAAGACTAAAGAATTTGAGGCAAAGACCCAAAAAACGCAGCATCAGGCACTGATAGAAAACCAGGCCAGCATGGTTGAGATCAAGAAACTGCAGCACCTGCTAGAAATGAAGGATCAGGAGATGAACCGAGTGAAGAAACTAGCTCGGAATATCTTAAACGAGAGGACTGAAGTGGAAAGGTTCTTCTTAGATGCTCTGGAACATGTGAAGCAGGAGATCATAGCCAGTAGAAAACACTACAAGGAAAAGGCCCGAGCTGTCTATTACAGGAAAATGATGGAGGCAtgtgcagggaaggaagaatttcccaaaattaaaacattcaatATCAACATGAACAGCACAAATAGTGTGTACAGAGACCtagaagaagcagagaaatg gaaacacagcagagatCTGACTACTTCaactccagctcctgctgatgCTAAAAAAGGAAGCATAGCTGG cacagaaaatatttcttccaacCAGATATTCATTACACAGCAGGATGAATTATGA
- the BBOF1 gene encoding basal body-orientation factor 1 isoform X4 has translation MEGGRAPLREARLDEAEARRAECREAARLLARRNAELLCRQRRADRDAAAVLALLTEQGREKAAQIEKLKKELIDLKQQTQEENRKLLKKSVKISSRRLHDEAVQRERRFFEEKKRLEEDTKKKLMMAREAARQEAVLQLNSIERQVFKENFRLRGASSYHLKEAMELWKMKQKLEEEKILLLQEKEVTESLIRKKILQINKQKAQIGDLQRKVEKLEMILCHKTKEFEAKTQKTQHQALIENQASMVEIKKLQHLLEMKDQEMNRVKKLARNILNERTEVERFFLDALEHVKQEIIASRKHYKEKARAVYYRKMMEACAGKEEFPKIKTFNINMNSTNSVYRDLEEAEKWENTQFDKVDISELTWEQKERVLRLLFAKMNNTNLWKHSRDLTTSTPAPADAKKGSIAGTENISSNQIFITQQDEL, from the exons ATGGAGGGCGGGCGGGCTCCGCTGCGGGAGGCGCGGCTGGACGAAGCCGAAGCGAGACGGGCCGAGTGCCGGGAGGCCGCGCGGCTGCTGGCGCGGCGCAACGCCgagctgctgtgcaggcagcgGCGCGCCGACAGGGACGCGGCGGCTGTGCTGGCGCTGCTCACCGAGCAGGGACGGGAGAAGGCGGCGCAG ATCGAGAAACTGAAGAAGGAGCTGATTGATTTGAAGCAGCAAACACAAGAAGAGAACAGGAAACTG TTAAAGAAGAGCGTCAAAATCTCAAGCAGGAGACTTCATGACGAGGCTGTGCAACGGGAGAGGAGGTTTTTTGAAGAGAAG aAAAGACTAGAAGAAGATACTAAGAAGAAGCTAATGATGGCAAGAGAGGCTGCTCGACAAGAAGCTGTTTT GCAGCTGAACAGCATTGAGAGACAGGTTTTTAAAGAGAACTTTCGTCTTCGTGGTGCTTCATCTTATCACCTGAAGGAGGCAATGGAGttgtggaaaatgaaacagaagttagaggaggaaaaaattcttctgctACAGGAAAAG gAAGTCACTGAGAGtttgattagaaaaaaaatcctacagatcaacaagcagaaagcacagatagGAGATCTGCAACGTAAAGTGGAAAAACTGGAGATGATCTTATGCCACAAGACTAAAGAATTTGAGGCAAAGACCCAAAAAACGCAGCATCAGGCACTGATAGAAAACCAGGCCAGCATGGTTGAGATCAAGAAACTGCAGCACCTGCTAGAAATGAAGGATCAGGAGATGAACCGAGTGAAGAAACTAGCTCGGAATATCTTAAACGAGAGGACTGAAGTGGAAAGGTTCTTCTTAGATGCTCTGGAACATGTGAAGCAGGAGATCATAGCCAGTAGAAAACACTACAAGGAAAAGGCCCGAGCTGTCTATTACAGGAAAATGATGGAGGCAtgtgcagggaaggaagaatttcccaaaattaaaacattcaatATCAACATGAACAGCACAAATAGTGTGTACAGAGACCtagaagaagcagagaaatg ggAAAATACCCAGTTTGATAAAGTAGATATCAGTGAGTTGACGTGGGAACAAAAAGAACGTGTCCTGAGGTTACTTTTTGCCAAAATGAACAACACAAATCTGTG gaaacacagcagagatCTGACTACTTCaactccagctcctgctgatgCTAAAAAAGGAAGCATAGCTGG cacagaaaatatttcttccaacCAGATATTCATTACACAGCAGGATGAATTATGA